Genomic segment of Hydractinia symbiolongicarpus strain clone_291-10 chromosome 5, HSymV2.1, whole genome shotgun sequence:
CAACGATACCATATAATGacgataaagaaaaaataaaatcacacaGCTGGGAAGAGCATGTTTTAGccaagctaaataaaagtacaGCAGATATGATCATAAAAAAGCTTACTCCCAGTCAACATCATGATAAGCTTAAACTCTTTTTACATGATTTGGAAGTGAATAAAAGTGCAAAGACGGCAATAACAGAAAGTGTGGAGCAGAACTGTAGTGACTCAACAGATAATGATGTGGACcaggaatattttttaaattttaaacacggAGGAGAACAAGGCAAAGTTCGTAATGTTTTGCAGAACATCTATCCATGTTCTCCATTAGAGTGGTCAAATGAAAGAGATATGAAAAATCAGTCAGCAAACACAAAAACACACAGATTAATAAAAGGAATGAAGAAATGGAAAACTTTTCCCGTCCCCGTAGatgtaagtttttttatatttaataggAATTTCATGCTTGTTCACATTATTTCATGATTACTGCTTCTTAGGCAAACGAAGTTAACATGAAAGTTACACATCTTGAAACTGAAGTCAGCAAAGCAGAAGCCACATGTATTAATTTGAAGGAATcgattgaagaaaaaaataacagaCCTCTGTTAAAAATTGGTATAGTTGATTGTTCTTTGTTAATAATAATGTTAACCTCAACAGTTCTTTTAGAATGAATTCcttaaaattgaattttcttGAAGCTTGAACTATATTTTTTCTTCAGTAATAATTGTCTTGAAAAAtcttaaataattcaaaaaagtttcaataaatCTCCTGGCATTTGATGAAAGcattatataaaataatatcTGTCATTTTTAGTTGATGAATGGCGTTCAAAATGGTTACTTGAGAAAAAATCTTACACTATAGAAGAACTCTTGAAAGCCATGTCTAATATAAACGATCATGTTCGATTAGCTGCAGTGTCTACAGCTGGAACATTATTACGCAATCAAGAAGGTATCtcttttatactttttcaaCACTTTGAAATTTCAATGTCTTGATAACAGTTATATGTTGTAGAAAGTCAGCAAGAAATATTGGCGAGTGAATCTAAATCGTCGATTCTGAACgaagtaaaaaacaaactaaGTGATCCGTGTCAGTATGTTAGTGTGGCAGCTGCTGCAACTTTGTACAGTGTCGATAGAGGAAACCAACAGGTTTGTACTTTCCACCTCTCCATTGTAAAAATCACTAACAATATGATTAAAGGCAACTGTAGACAGCACGCTTTATGATTCGATACCTTAAGATAAGAATTTTTATGTtacttatttttgcgattttagGCCCTATTCGCCAAATTAAGTTTCTCAAAATTGcactttttacaaaaatatttcagcaaaaGTAGGCCAACAAAATTTGCGATTAACCAATcgcaaatttttaacatttgctctttatatttatttgtgcAGTGatataatttatgtttttgataacaACACTTTTTCTTGGAAGAGTTTCAGGAAAGTCCACTATGGCAAGAATAAATtataagattttaaaattttaaaaaacgtatTGCAAAAAtccacacaaaaatttttttaaggctTCTTAATCGCAAAATTCTGTTCCAGGCTTCAGAAATTTTAATGAATTCTGTCAAACATGGTGCACCGACAGAAAGATGGCTAGCTGTACAATGTTTGGCGGAGTACGAACATGTCGATGATTGTGTGATTAGAGAATTGTTGACACATATTAATGGCAGTGACGTTGTCAAATCAAAAAAAGCTTCTGAATTGATCAAAAACCTTAGTTGTTTTACAGTAAGTTATAAAATGTATGCCCTACAACACCGCGTTGTAGCCATCATAACAGCCACCTGCGATATTTTCAAcggattttagatttttttacacaaaatcaGAAATGACAATGTGTACACTATTCAATAGGCACAAACCTAaatgaagtaaaaaatatttttaggagtCGATTCAGTACATGCTTGCGGAACAGCTGAACAGCACCAGCTGGAAAGATAGAGTGACAGCGTGTAAGGTGTTTCCACTATTAAATGGAACACTACGCAGGGTAaatgtttcaatgttttttatcatttcttcGTTTTTGAGGTTGAAATTGACACGTAACAACTTCATGTAGGATATTGCGAACAAGTTATCTTTTCTAATGTGGAATGATTGGAATACAGATGTGAGAGCGGAAGCTGCTAATGCTTTAGGTAAAACCTCAAATGGAAAGGTGcgtgaaatttattttagtgaaattattttcttctttgaaATGTGAAGTTATGATTGATAAAATTGTTCTTCTAATTGAATTTTGCAATAGTCTTTTTGTGATCCCTATTTTTATTAGGACTAATATCCTGTCCCCCACCCCTCTCAGGATCATATTTACCGGGATTCtactatataaagaaaataattatcaaAATAGGATAATTTTGGTGCGACTTCAGTTCTAAGATGTATTGTGTATGTAGTCAGGACGGAGGGATTAAATAAACTCCTGATTAGTCGTACTTCTTAAGAAAGTCCAAGGTATCGAGACTTCAATATCTTGGACATTCGTTAAGTCGGACAAATACCCTGACATATTTTATTGTGTCTCAGTGCCGTATGTTTGACTATCATTCACTTTGTTTATCAGCTTGTCCACGATACTTTGTGCAAATATCTAACAAGTAAAGAccaaataaaacaaattgaaGCTTTAAAAAAGGTAAAGTATATACACGATATATTCATGGTTGTTTAAAAGTCTAGTGTTGGTATAccttaaaagaaaatatttttgcgaaacttctttttgcaaattttttttttgctgttttcgACTATACTCGCAACATTAAGTTTCGCAAAGTTCTACTCTTTAGAGAAAATTCTTGACGACGATAAGGTGTTTTACTTAATATTAGGTTTTGATGCTATTTCTAAAGGTTGTTAAAAAAGAActcttttcttggaaaataataaaaatacaaaattcagatacttattttttataaaagaagcCTTCCAATCGCAAACATTAGTTGTGCATTATTTACGAGAGTTTCCAATCGCTGAAATAATTTCCGCATGTTgcgaaaacaaaaatttaatttcttccGCAGGTTTTATCTCCGGGCTCCGCAAAAAGAAGTTCTACAAAAGTTTCTTcccttaaccctatttggtatgggggggggggaggggggggatAATGTGCCCGCGGCATTTTCAAAGTCCCATTACTTTTTAATTACGGGATAAAATTCCTTGAAATTTTAGGACGTTTCCTAACTTTTATAGGTCTTTCGCacaatctaatttttttttacaaaaattgtcGTGTCAATGTCACTTTGTCCTTTATTAACAGGTGGTCATATTGCtgtagtgctaaaaataaatgttttataaacTAACCAGTTTATGAATATGTGATTATGCATGTGATACTGACATAAAGTCATCATACAATATTGACATACACACTGTATAATTTGCAGACGGGAGTATTGGTAATTTACTGACCGGAATATTTCTATTCTCCTATTTTTTATATCTATCGTAATATGGCGACGTCATAGGTCATTTTGTCACATGTCAATCCAATTTGACTTGTTTGAGTACTAACTGACATGAATGCGCATTGATATACCAAATTTTATTCCATGACAGCTACTAACACCAAGGTTCTCAAATatcgatttttttaaacaaatttgaattctgatcgatttccattttctcaCCAGAGAAATTCTTTGGTAACACCTGTAAATGTTTCTAATAATgacttacattcttatattatgttttttaatgactagtactgcaaatatttgtaaaaaagatataaaaaacgatagtttccaaaaaagacatattttcgcaaaccattgtctcattatgacgtcatcacttcctgtgatgacatgtcaaccaaaatattttgtcattaattaagtcacaacatattgatgcttctttgtgccaagtttcGTCACTTTAAACCAAAcagaacaaaagttacagcccgcgggcactttatgccACACTCATACTTACAAGGGTCAAAAAGTCCATACCAAATAAGGTTACTTCAGTGTTTTCTGGAGATATGAACGATGAGTttaaatttatctatttatgAGTTAACAGCAGGTAATGGGAATGTAACAAAaaactgtttgtttgtttgttttcttgtttgtttgttttcttgtttgtttgttttggtaaTCTACGAATCCGTTCTTTGTTTTCAGATATCACAATTCGGTATCGTTACGCCTCATTTATTTCCACCCATTCTCTCAAATTTGCAATCTAAACATGACGCAGTATGCTTGGAATGTGTCAAGGTACTTAAGAATTGACATATAGTATGTATACAAAGTTTATAGTCTCACGTACGCCTGACAATGCGTTCCTTTTGTCTTGACAGGCCGTCAATGTGATGCGATTAAATGATGAAGAAGTTATTCAATCCCTTATTAAACTGGTTTCTTCAGATCGAAACTGGAAAATTAAAGCATTCGCTATTAATGGTACGTCTTTTGTATGCAGATGCAAGGAGGTTGTTAAACCTACTTCGTGTattagaaatacaaaaacattaaaatattttaatctttgaAACTTCATACTTCTTGCTTTCGAAATAACTAACAGCTTGTTAAACCAATAAACATTTTCACCACTGATATCACAAGCAAACAATGTTGCCAACTGCCAACTAGGTAGAAAACATGCCAATTCAACTTTCCGAACACGTCGCATAATTTACAGCGTGAAAAATTTGTTCTACTAAActatatgtatttttatttaatatttttgttcagCTCTAGGTtcaattccccgttccctctatacggctaattcgcaatgcattatggtagttgtattccgcgaaaacgtaaacaaaccattcgtagtaacaaaaatggccgaacaagtacacttcatccttaattctactcaaaaccaaagcgatatacaaaattctaatcaagacaacagtttttttcaaaacttgggctctcctgcaagcattggctcaaacttttcatcaagttcaagctttttattgcaagctaaaagtaaaggaggagggataacttgctgtgtacctctctgtcaaaacaactcaaagaagaatccagacttatctttttatgtcattcctaaagactcagagcttcgaaagaaatggctttttatgatcagtagaaaggattttgtaccttctacatcgcatagagtttgctctgttcatttcactggtggaaagaagacatatatgaacaatgttcccacaatagtcccaaaaactatcaaaccaacagctagcaaaccaagaaaaactctcaacagtacaaactgtaaattgcaactattttctcctgtgagggctacgacaaatgacattgctgcagaattatctgtggaggaagagttaaaacaagagttggaaaaattgagagccgaaattagttgtatgagaattcatgaaaaggaacttgatcaaactattgaaaaacaacaagccactataagtgacatagcattttcaattgaccggtttaaacacaatgaagcacactttaagttttataccggattcgaatcttataaattattcaaagcagttttagaatatttacaaccagctgcaaataaactaatatattggggttcaaatactaacactgaaaatacaaaaaatataaactctacAAAACGAGGCCGATCACGATCATTGagcgcagaagaagaattctttaTGATACTGGTTCGAATTCGATGTGGACTTTTGTTAGAAGATATGGCTGTTCGATTTAATATGTCGACAAGTCACATAAgcagaatattgattacatggacagattttttacattcacaatTCCGTATGCTTCCAATATGGGCTTCAAAAGAAACAGTACAAAATAGAATgccgaaatgttttcaaaaaagttacccaaataCCCGTGTCATATTAGATTACAACTTttgtataaacaataaaatcaatttcattgacttgtgttACTGCCATCACACCTTGACattggtgaaaataattatgtctTTCTTTGAGTTTTGGCTTGCCATtcgatatttgtaaaaaaaaatttttatctttgcatGCGTCAGAAATAGAGCAATCCTTTTTTGAATATGGGCACTTCACCTCAATCAATCGAGCATTCCCATTCAAAGTTGTTGCGCCATCAGGACTTGCACCTAACCACGGCCATTTTGGATTAATAACGAAACCACATTTTTcgacttcaatatttttctcggTTTGATACCAGTTTAGAGCATTAACTTCATTTTCTAAGCCCCATTTGCAGGCCTCTgatgtaaagtttttatttttatttagacatttttgtaatatgctttttggatgtatattttttcttctatttataatagatccaaaattggatgatgttatgcgtttctttctttctgtgtaccacatatcacatttatactgagtacatgtggatttttCTATGTCTCGAACTTGTTCGGCATTGACATGAAtgaaattgtttacaaatgacTTTTGCTCATCTGATAACTCTGCTATTTCTGGTTCAAAGTCAAgagcctgcaaaaataaattaactgtcggacgtaattcaactgtttcactgtttgtctgttcaaaattaaattcttttatagatgtgtcataaaatgatgatggtttatagtcatttccttgtaataaatatgccattgaagttccttgccctatttcaaataagtctgtcgctaattttttgactttttcggttgagggctcatgtgcaaacagtggtgtagaacaaaattttctatttcctgtgaccaacggtcttttgcgactttcatttgtgtctttcgtaaggtctgctttctcgaatgccattgcagaaaattttattggtgcagaatttgcactttctccaggtacatgccatttttgtaacaaatctgtgcatgtcttgtcatcagggacaatttttaagtccaactgtttgtattcaaccaattgaaatagaactgctgcgacatgcttacagcatcctcctgctccagctttacataaacatttcgcatacaaaatatcaccacttctttgacacaggtggacataaacagaatatttttctcttttcatggaagcagctacaaaacatttcacaagaaaagttaatttttcagccataacattacttttaactctcactttcttcacgtagctctccttgaatagttggtatccaagaattttatgctttgtagcacccttcggcttgctatcacagctatttccaagaactaaatattggtgaattttctcctgggtgatcgaaggcatagctgcaagatcagttgaccattgacttatatcttcgtgtgttctttcctccacttcttcgtccctctcggcatttgttaattctttaaaaacaggtcttggtaccacacaagagctttgagaaaagctaggcccaagatctgtagagcttaaaattatatctaaatctgtatccttatttattacttccatttcgacttctttcactcctaaaacctcactaactaacaatatttaaatgtttacatcaataacacgggttttggataagggagataatgattttcttgaggagatttgaaaattatcacaaacaataacggctttttgttattatcgccacaataaaaagaatgctgttatttatttacaaactctcgcttctgggagggaaaactgtagaatacaactaccataatgcattgcgaattagccgtatagagggaacggggaattggTAAAAAGTCCTCTTCAGTTCGTAATTGTCTTCTGTGGGCCTTACATTACGGTAAAAAGACAGCAGTGCGGGTTGAAGCTTGTGCTACAATCGGAAGACTTGCTTTCAAAGATACAGAGGTAGTGAACGTCCTTCGAGATATGGTCGTGGTCGAAAAAAACGAACGAATCAAACGGTAaccgtgtttttatttcttctttcgcGTTAGTGACAAAACAGAttgactaaattattttttctatgaaGGCAAGTCGAACGTGTCTTGAGTTCTATGGGACTGGAACCCAGTGATGACGTCGGTATGATGGACGCCATTCGAGATAAGGTCAAACATTTATGTCGTAAAGATATTGTCATAGCAAGTATATTATTAAAATCGGATGATTTTCAGACGTACTTGGACGAATTTGGGGAAGGAAATCAACAGGTACCTAATTTGTTGCtagcatcacttttaaaaaatttggatcCTTGTGATGCAAATGTTTCATCTTTTTAGTTTGCAGAAAACACAACCGGTGACGAACCGTTGAGCGTGTTAGATAAAGATTTTCCTCCATCACTCGAAGCATATCACATAcggaaaaacacaaaacaagaaACTAAAATTCCACGCATCAATCCGTCCTACATTCCGTACTGGAGTGAATCATCGGAAAGTTTTTTTGATCCAAGGTGACGATGCTAAAAAAATGTTCAGtagttcattcatttatttattgttttatgtattttttgtatACAAAAGGAATATTTATTCTCTTTTCGacattttaaaacatatatGTATAAACCACGGTGCTTGGTTGACGGAGCTAacaaaagataaaacaaaactaACAAAGTTAAAACACCTTAACACATAAACAAGTTTCCTTGTATTCCTAGCTCTGCTAACCTGTTTTCTTTATACTGGACTTTTTATGTGTGAGGTATTCTGAAAGGGGATTGCTTTACTCAACTAAAATAACGTGTCAATAAAAAAAGCTCTGTTGATGAAACATGGTAGGAATGTAGTACAGCATAAAAGACAATTGCAGAGGGTataaatttgatgacgtcagcaattttacTATGTTATTAGTATTTGGGAGAATACAAAACGTGAGTAATAATAATGCTGTTATATTGGAGAGTGATTTGGTTATGGACTGTGTTGCACTTAATACCGACTGTTTTTGGTGTTAGGTGCAAAGAAACATTGGGAACACGTTTGCCATAAGCCTACTCACCGTACTGTCTGAAGCCTTAGAGAAACGCATATTTAATGCTCAAATGGTGACCTTGCTTTCAGATTTTTCTTTACCCTGTCACGAAGAAATTAGGGTGCTGGTACTCGAGTACTATTTGGAAATCAAGCTAAAAAAATAGTAATATCCTTGAGCGCATCACTGAACATCGAATATATGAATTATGGCTTCTATTAATTTATTATGAAGAAGTATACACGGCTTTTTTATATTAGAATCAGTAAAATCTGCCCTGGAGACTGGCTGTTCTTATATTCTTATATTTAGGGCCATTGTCAacctgaattatttttttttaatagtaaGAACACAACTTTGGAATTTAGCTTTATGCgggttttctctcttttttttcttcgatAACGACAATCGGTTGTTCACATATGGATGCACGTGCGTATTTTCCTCGTCTCAACCATAAAATAACAAAGGGacgaaaagtctttttttttttcaaatctaaatgtatttttgtggattttttttaaatcgcagcATACTTTAATTAAAGACAAAGTTAAATCGCTGTTTTAAATCCGTCAAGTTATTGCGCATGTTAAATAGATGCAAATGTTTCGATTTTGGAGAAGAGAATATGCGAATCATGGACAAATCTTGGTGGGTTCCTGCTCGATTCATGTTTTAGTAAGTTTGAAATTAATCGTTTTAGTGTTTTAGAAAAGGATTGAAGAAGTTCGACGGGAGAAATTCGAGGAAAAAGcgattaaaaacattaaaaaaaactgtgttATAGGAGTTAATGTATTatacaaaataattaatttgaaaaatgaaataaattattcatataattaaacaaacaaacttgaGTGTCATTTTAAATACTGGATTCAAGGATGACTGGAAAAGGTCAAGCACATAACTCAAATATTGGTGCTAAAATTAAGTGTTGATGATGGagcgtcaaaaatgaaatatttaagaACTAGTTCCCACTAAATTAATCGGTCGACATTCAAGTATATAAACTGGTTCTTGAAATCTAAAAAGTGTTGACCTATTGACAAAAGCTAATTGTTATGTAAAATACAAAACCACATACTGacatataaatacataaaactGTATACgttgaaaaatgtaaaaacaaaaaaaaatcagtacaAAAAACAACTGAAGAGgattataaaaagtttaaaattatagatatgtatatatgtacagatataaaagtgtaaaaaacataagttctttgtttttattaataaaatatttcgCCCCTGTGGCAtccataaaatattttaaaatgttctccATCTTAGtgcttattttgcttttttttcgtGCTTGAAACGAAATCGTTTTTTCCATGTGGCGACTTCACTGGAACGAGAGTCATGCTAAAGCCGACAATGCTTTTCTTCTTGTTGGAACATCATTGCTAGGTCGGGTTGACGACGAAATAAATAGGAAACATTTCCTAAATATCTcacacattttgtttttttatcgtTAAACGAACGGACTGTTTACGTCAATTTCATAGTCGTCACTTTCGTCATCATCGTCGCTTGAACACGTCAAAGAAGATACAGAGGGCGCAAGAACTTGTATATATTCCTATAAAAGAGTAATTCTGGTCAAATAACGTCCCCAAGgttttcaaaataagaaaattgattAATCTCTAAAACTAATGTTCAGACATGATCTGATGCGAACGTTTTCCCGACTCTATTTTGAAAGAATCAAGTACACAGTGTATACACacaccatttaaaaaaaaatatgctcaattaAAAGGATACAAACTCCCTTCAATAATTCTCAAAGCACATTTAGAATTATATTTTCAATGAATGTATACAATGTATTTCAGTTTGATTGCCGagtcaaaaaagaagaaagaaacatTTAATGTTTCGAACTATTATTCATTTCCCCCCAAAATTCAAGTTATGTCATTTCTTGTTCTTTTGTTTGTCAGTTCGAGTTACCCTGTATACACTATACTCAAATTTCATAATTAGGCAGGGATTTAATGTTATGCAGAAAAAACGGTGAAATTACATTTCTGCAAAAGTATACGTACAACAAATAATAGGGAAGTCAACAAACAAATTACCTGACTGGTAAGTTCTTCTAGAAGTGATTCAAGTTCCTGTAGAAGATCCGTAAAACTTGGTCGATTACTTGGATTCTCATACCAACATTTAACCATGATTTCATATCTATAAAAAAGTAGTAGTTGTAATCCTATACTATCTCTTTTTAAACAAACTAATCGAACAACAATTTTACACAAAAAGTTAAGGGGCTTTAAATGCCGCACGATTAAAAATGTCGATAAatcttgatatttttattactaGATTGCTCTTTATGTCATTAGATGTGATAACTTtaattaaattataaaatgcAAACATACATTTCGGAAGGACAGACTTGTGGTTTATCCATACGAAAGCCAGATTTGAGGAGGTCAAACAACCTCTCGACAGGTATACCAGGATAGGGCGATCCACCCAGCGTAAATATCTCCCATAATAACACTCCAAATGCCCAAACATCGCTCTGCGTTGTGTAGATGCGATCAAACAGAGCTTCAATAGCAAGCCATTTAACTGGAAGCCGTCCCTGAATGGACATAACAGTAATTTCTAAACAACTACACTCCACGCAATTAAACAAAAAGAGAAATATTATGAAGATTCTTACATCTGTAGTTTTTCTGTAATAATCAATATCGTTCGTACTTCTTGCTAGACCAAAATCTGCAATCTTGATGACGTAATTTTCGCCAACCAAAACATTACGAGCTGCAAGATCGCGATGGATGCACTAAAAATTAACAtacgaaaaaaatgttttcacatgTGTCGACGTACGCTTCAATGTACGTTTGGTTTGATGTAAGATAAAATTAAAAGGGTGCGACAAATTTGTTATTGCAGAATGGGAACAGTTTTGTTACAGGTTGCAAGTGCTCACCTTCCTAGAAGCAAGATATTCCATCCCTTTTGCAATCTGTAACGCATAAGAGACCATGTCTTTAGTCGCAAGTAGAGGTTTCGGGCGTTCATCAGAATCAGATGGCGGAGGGCGTTTAGAGCGAAGATATTGGCGTAAGTTTCCATGGGGTGCATACTCAACCACCACGTATACTGGATCTATTGGAAAAAAAGACAGGATTTAATTAACACAGGACGCTCGAATCAACAGGAATTAATATAAAGTGATTGGAATGACGGGAGTTCAACACGTACCACTTTGAGTACAACATCCAATAAAATTGATTATATTTTGATGCCTTCCTATGGTTTTCATTGTTTCCATCTCTGACAGCAGATCCAAAAGTTCATTTTCAACAGCATCGGCTATAAAAATATGAGATTATAACAACAAAACTAGCATTTAGGTGTCCTGTCTACTACTAAGGCCAGTGCAGATTATACTGGCAATAATAAATCAGCATGGCATCAATTAGTCTAATTGTCTACGGGCTTATTTGTCATGCCTGTTGCAATTTCATGTTAAATTTAAGATAACAAACACGCAatgaaaaaaaacgtttttgtgtGTGATGTTGTATTAACAAGAAAGCTAGTTAGTTCAACACATAATACAAATCTAATTATGtaacaaaaaacatttatgcaaagattttaattctttaaaagaaTAGTTGATAACTTCTACAAGGAGATTAAAGGGTATTAACAATTATAATGGTATTTAAAATTGGACTCAAAGCTAATTAGTTGTATGTCCTTCATATCGTTATACTCGAATTAAAAACACAATAACTTCACTTCATGTAACAAGGAATAAGCCTGTTTTGTTAGTTTTCAACAAAGAACGACAGTCAACAAGGCATTGTCTATCACGCTTACACAATGCCATATGTCCGATTTTATTCCCTTCTTAAGCTCAATGTACACTACACAAAAAAGTAACCAGCACaccttttaacatttttatagcgACAGATGTTTGATGTTCTTCACATTTTTTCAACCCAACTGCCTGCGCTTTCACTACAACTCCAAAAGCTCCCTCACCAAGTGTTTCAGTAATATGCAAACAGTCACGATCAATCTCCCACTCTGGATCAAAGGGAATTTCGAATCCAGCTAGGTacaggaaaaatatatattcatgtCTGGGAAAACTTAAAATAAGCGAATAAGGGAAACACACACATACCTTCTAAATCACCATACATTGCT
This window contains:
- the LOC130644344 gene encoding HEAT repeat-containing protein 4-like gives rise to the protein MVCIYKFCLESSMPKKRSEYSMNIVPITNSLTESFQAVESSDHLYNLIPEKTLSNKIKSIATPKSLSTQENKLLLPEVIQDKSEQTVSRRLVKQISRGLSFAEDVVIERSPHLISYNKNPLNKIYSEIGIKKQAKKPFCQRKKNHSMCKKKIEKVGSTGSGPNSEFVLGITNSIDQFQNLEPKTSALHLPFSSTKSTIPYNDDKEKIKSHSWEEHVLAKLNKSTADMIIKKLTPSQHHDKLKLFLHDLEVNKSAKTAITESVEQNCSDSTDNDVDQEYFLNFKHGGEQGKVRNVLQNIYPCSPLEWSNERDMKNQSANTKTHRLIKGMKKWKTFPVPVDANEVNMKVTHLETEVSKAEATCINLKESIEEKNNRPLLKIVDEWRSKWLLEKKSYTIEELLKAMSNINDHVRLAAVSTAGTLLRNQEESQQEILASESKSSILNEVKNKLSDPCQYVSVAAAATLYSVDRGNQQASEILMNSVKHGAPTERWLAVQCLAEYEHVDDCVIRELLTHINGSDVVKSKKASELIKNLSCFTESIQYMLAEQLNSTSWKDRVTACKVFPLLNGTLRRDIANKLSFLMWNDWNTDVRAEAANALGKTSNGKLVHDTLCKYLTSKDQIKQIEALKKISQFGIVTPHLFPPILSNLQSKHDAVCLECVKAVNVMRLNDEEVIQSLIKLVSSDRNWKIKAFAINALGSIGKKSSSVRNCLLWALHYGKKTAVRVEACATIGRLAFKDTEVVNVLRDMVVVEKNERIKRQVERVLSSMGLEPSDDVGMMDAIRDKVKHLCRKDIVIASILLKSDDFQTYLDEFGEGNQQFAENTTGDEPLSVLDKDFPPSLEAYHIRKNTKQETKIPRINPSYIPYWSESSESFFDPR